DNA sequence from the bacterium genome:
TCCTGAGGGGCCTGAAGACCCTCGCCGTTCGCATGGAGCGGCACGAGGTCAACGGCCGCGCCGTCGCCCGGTTCCTGGCGGGCCATCCCAAGGTCCGCTCGGTGCTCTACCCCGGGCTTTCCGATCATCCCGGACACGAGACCCAGAAGAAACAGGCGTCCGGCTTTGGCGCGCTGATCGCGTTCGATCTTGGCGGCCGCTCGGCCGCCAAGACCTTTCTGGATCGGCTCGAGCTGCTCAGCCTCGCCGAGAGCCTGGGCGGTGTCGAGACCCTGATCTCGCACCCGGCCTCGATGACCCACGCCTCGGTGCCACCGGAGCGGCAGGCAGAGCTCGGCATCAGCGAAGGGCTGGTCCGGGTCTCGGTCGGAATCGAGGACCGCGAAGACCTGTTGGCAGATCTCGAGCAGGCCCTGTCGGCGCTCTAGGAGTCCGAGCCCTGGGCCAAGGTCGGGTTCTTCTGAACCGACTCGGCCAGCCACGCCAGGAACCTCTCCTCGCCTCCCTGAACCGCAAAACGCAGAATCTCCGGCAGCTCGTAGCTGTGGAGCTCCTGAATCGCGGCTTCGATCGCCGGATACTCGTCTTCGACGCTCTTGATGAGAAGCATGAACTCGCTGTCTTCGCAGAGCTTGCCTTGCCACCGGTAGACGGACCGGCGAATCGGAATAACGTTGACACAGGCAGCGTGCCGGCGACCCACCAGCTCCCCGGCGAGGCTGTTGGCTTCCTCTTCGGTTCCAACGGTTGTGATGACGACGATGGCGCTCAAGGTGAGGGGGAATCTACTTCACCCCTGCTTTTTCGGTCAAGGCTCTCATGGCCGCTCAGCGCCAGGTCTCGGATTCGACGTCGTAGCGCAGAATCTTGGCCTTGCCCGTACGGCCGAAGAGCCGCACCGCGGCCAGCCGAGATCGGCCGTCGGTCAAGTAGATCGAGCCCGGAGTCGACCCACCGAGCGGACCGAAGGAAGCGAGATCCGAGCGGTTGAAGCGGACCGGGTCGGGCGGCAGCCGGCGGCGGTGATTGCCCGGGTCCCTCGGTGCGGGACCGAGCGGGAATCCAAGCCTGACCCGCCGGCCGAAATGATGAAGATTGCGAGGTGGTCCGACCGGGGGGTCGACGCTGGACTCGATGTCTCTGGTCAAAACGCCGTCACCGTCACCATCTCGATAGAGAGTGAAGGTGAAGACACCTTTCTGCTGTTCACGAAACTTGACCCCGACCTTGACGCCCAGTCGAATCGCCGTGGCCCGCGCCAGGCGCAACGCGTTGACGACCTCCGCCGAGGCCAGGTCGAGCTCGAGTGAAGTGGCTCCGCTCGTGATCCAGGGCAGGCCCACCCCCGCCACCAGCACGATCAGCGCCAGTACGAGAACGAGCTCGATCAGTTGAAATCCGCAGTTCGGTTTCATGGTTGATCGATCCATGTCGAAGCCGGCGCGGGGGCGCGCGAGCGCCCCCGCTTCACCGACTACTCCTCGCCCTCGTCCTTGGGCTTGCGCGGCGCGCTAACCTTCTCGGTCAGGGTCGTCTCGCCCGACAAGCTGATGTGTGGCTCGATGAGCTCGAACGTGCGTTCGCCGATCCCTTTGACGAGCATCAGGTCCTCGGTCGCCTCGAAGGCGCCGTTGGCCGAACGAAACTCGACGATGCGACCGGCGACCACTTCGCCGACTCGGGGCAGAAGAGACAACTCTTCGACGCCGGCCTGGTTGATGTTGACCTTGCCCTCGGCGGCCGCGGCCATGCTTCCGGTGGCCAGCGCGAGCGCGGCCAGGATCAAGAGTCCAACGAAAAGTCTGTTCTTGAGGTCACCCATGATTTTCTCCTTTTGTTGTTGTGGGTGGTTTCGAGCGTTGTGCTCATTTGCTTTCGAATCACTTCTGG
Encoded proteins:
- a CDS encoding helix-hairpin-helix domain-containing protein, coding for MGDLKNRLFVGLLILAALALATGSMAAAAEGKVNINQAGVEELSLLPRVGEVVAGRIVEFRSANGAFEATEDLMLVKGIGERTFELIEPHISLSGETTLTEKVSAPRKPKDEGEE
- a CDS encoding divalent-cation tolerance protein CutA; the protein is MSAIVVITTVGTEEEANSLAGELVGRRHAACVNVIPIRRSVYRWQGKLCEDSEFMLLIKSVEDEYPAIEAAIQELHSYELPEILRFAVQGGEERFLAWLAESVQKNPTLAQGSDS